A window from Citrus sinensis cultivar Valencia sweet orange chromosome 5, DVS_A1.0, whole genome shotgun sequence encodes these proteins:
- the LOC102615692 gene encoding 3-oxo-Delta(4,5)-steroid 5-beta-reductase-like isoform X1, translating to MSWWWAGAIGAARKKLGEDDERNVGLVIGVTGILGNSLADILPRPDTPGGPWKAYGVARRPRPDWNADHPIEYIQCDVSDPEQTQTKLSQLTDVTHIFYTTWASRPTEVENCQINGAMLRNVLHSVIPTAPNLRHICLVTGAKHYLGPFEVATRRMKSHPLEPPFTEDLPRLNMPNFYYTQEDILFEEVEKREGLTWSVHRPHLVFGFSPYSLMNVVRTLCVYAAICKHEGIPLLFPGTKDCWEGFSVASDADLIAEQQIWAAVDPCARNEAFNCSNGDVFKWKHLWKVLAERFGIEKYGFEEGGETVRLEEILKVKESVWEEIVKENQLRPTKLNEVAAGWIADVTFDIGAGMLVSMNKSKEHGFLGFRNSNKSFATWIDRLKHYKIVP from the coding sequence GCAACAGCCTTGCTGATATTTTGCCTCGGCCAGATACTCCTGGGGGTCCATGGAAGGCTTACGGAGTGGCCCGACGTCCCAGGCCTGACTGGAACGCCGACCACCCGATTGAGTACATCCAATGCGACGTCTCCGACCCTGAACAGACACAAACCAAGCTCTCACAACTCACTGACGTCACCCACATCTTCTACACGACGTGGGCCAGCCGTCCCACTGAAGTCGAGAACTGCCAGATCAACGGTGCCATGCTTCGTAACGTGCTCCACTCTGTAATCCCGACAGCGCCTAATCTCCGCCACATTTGTCTGGTAACGGGAGCAAAACATTACTTGGGACCATTCGAGGTGGCAACTCGCAGGATGAAGTCTCACCCTCTCGAGCCGCCTTTTACTGAGGATTTACCAAGGTTAaatatgccaaatttttaCTACACCCAGGAAGACATATTGtttgaagaagttgaaaaacGGGAGGGTTTGACTTGGTCCGTACACCGTCCTCATTTAGTATTTGGATTTTCACCGTACAGTTTGATGAATGTTGTCCGCACTCTCTGTGTGTACGCAGCCATATGTAAACATGAAGGTATTCCGTTATTATTTCCCGGGACTAAAGATTGTTGGGAAGGCTTCTCGGTTGCTTCGGACGCAGACTTGATTGCCGAGCAGCAAATCTGGGCGGCAGTGGATCCTTGCGCAAGAAACGAAGCCTTTAATTGCAGCAACGGAGATGTTTTCAAGTGGAAGCATTTATGGAAAGTGTTGGCAGAGCGGTTTGGGATTGAGAAATATGGGTTTGAAGAAGGGGGTGAGACAGTGAGATTGGAGGAAATTCTGAAAGTCAAAGAAAGTGTGTGGGAGGAGATTGTGAAGGAGAATCAGCTGCGGCCCACAAAACTGAATGAGGTCGCTGCTGGGTGGATTGCAGATGTGACCTTCGACATTGGTGCGGGTATGTTGGTTAGTATGAACAAGAGTAAGGAGCACGGCTTCTTGGGTTTCAGGAATTCTAACAAATCTTTCGCTACTTGGATCGATAGGCTGAAACATTACAAGATCGTGCCTTAA
- the LOC102615692 gene encoding 3-oxo-Delta(4,5)-steroid 5-beta-reductase-like isoform X2 — protein sequence MSWWWAGAIGAARKLGEDDERNVGLVIGVTGILGNSLADILPRPDTPGGPWKAYGVARRPRPDWNADHPIEYIQCDVSDPEQTQTKLSQLTDVTHIFYTTWASRPTEVENCQINGAMLRNVLHSVIPTAPNLRHICLVTGAKHYLGPFEVATRRMKSHPLEPPFTEDLPRLNMPNFYYTQEDILFEEVEKREGLTWSVHRPHLVFGFSPYSLMNVVRTLCVYAAICKHEGIPLLFPGTKDCWEGFSVASDADLIAEQQIWAAVDPCARNEAFNCSNGDVFKWKHLWKVLAERFGIEKYGFEEGGETVRLEEILKVKESVWEEIVKENQLRPTKLNEVAAGWIADVTFDIGAGMLVSMNKSKEHGFLGFRNSNKSFATWIDRLKHYKIVP from the coding sequence GCAACAGCCTTGCTGATATTTTGCCTCGGCCAGATACTCCTGGGGGTCCATGGAAGGCTTACGGAGTGGCCCGACGTCCCAGGCCTGACTGGAACGCCGACCACCCGATTGAGTACATCCAATGCGACGTCTCCGACCCTGAACAGACACAAACCAAGCTCTCACAACTCACTGACGTCACCCACATCTTCTACACGACGTGGGCCAGCCGTCCCACTGAAGTCGAGAACTGCCAGATCAACGGTGCCATGCTTCGTAACGTGCTCCACTCTGTAATCCCGACAGCGCCTAATCTCCGCCACATTTGTCTGGTAACGGGAGCAAAACATTACTTGGGACCATTCGAGGTGGCAACTCGCAGGATGAAGTCTCACCCTCTCGAGCCGCCTTTTACTGAGGATTTACCAAGGTTAaatatgccaaatttttaCTACACCCAGGAAGACATATTGtttgaagaagttgaaaaacGGGAGGGTTTGACTTGGTCCGTACACCGTCCTCATTTAGTATTTGGATTTTCACCGTACAGTTTGATGAATGTTGTCCGCACTCTCTGTGTGTACGCAGCCATATGTAAACATGAAGGTATTCCGTTATTATTTCCCGGGACTAAAGATTGTTGGGAAGGCTTCTCGGTTGCTTCGGACGCAGACTTGATTGCCGAGCAGCAAATCTGGGCGGCAGTGGATCCTTGCGCAAGAAACGAAGCCTTTAATTGCAGCAACGGAGATGTTTTCAAGTGGAAGCATTTATGGAAAGTGTTGGCAGAGCGGTTTGGGATTGAGAAATATGGGTTTGAAGAAGGGGGTGAGACAGTGAGATTGGAGGAAATTCTGAAAGTCAAAGAAAGTGTGTGGGAGGAGATTGTGAAGGAGAATCAGCTGCGGCCCACAAAACTGAATGAGGTCGCTGCTGGGTGGATTGCAGATGTGACCTTCGACATTGGTGCGGGTATGTTGGTTAGTATGAACAAGAGTAAGGAGCACGGCTTCTTGGGTTTCAGGAATTCTAACAAATCTTTCGCTACTTGGATCGATAGGCTGAAACATTACAAGATCGTGCCTTAA
- the LOC102616181 gene encoding 3-oxo-Delta(4,5)-steroid 5-beta-reductase-like: MSWWWAGAIGAARKKFEEDEPARSYQSVALIVGVTGIVGNSLAEILPLPDTPGGPWKVYGVARRPKPNWNADHLVEYVQCDVSDPEETQAKLSQLTDVTHIFYVTWTNRSTEAENCKINGSMFRNVLRAVIPNAPNLRHVCLQTGTKHYLGPFEAFGKIKPYDPPFTEDMPRLDAPNFYYTLEDILFEEVEKKEELSWSVHRPDTIFGFSPYSLMNLVGALCVYAAVCKHEGIPLRFPGTKAAWECYSIASDADLIAEHQIWAAVDPYAKNEAFNCNNGDVFKWKHLWKVLAEQFGIEDYGLSEEEEEEEEGGGGTQRVKLAEFMKGKEGVWEEIVRENQLQPTRLDEVGAWWFVDLVLTGEAKLASMNKSKEHGFSGFRNSKNSFITWIDKAKGYKIVP, from the exons ATGAGTTGGTGGTGGGCTGGTGCTATTGGCGCTGCTAGG AAGAAATTCGAAGAGGATGAGCCAGCAAGAAGCTACCAGAGCGTGGCCCTGATAGTGGGCGTCACCGGAATCGTGGGCAACAGCCTGGCCGAGATCTTGCCGTTGCCCGATACGCCGGGCGGCCCATGGAAAGTGTACGGAGTGGCCCGACGCCCCAAGCCCAACTGGAACGCCGATCATCTCGTCGAGTACGTCCAATGCGATGTATCGGATCCCGAAGAGACCCAAGCCAAGCTCTCCCAGCTCACCGACGTCACCCACATCTTCTACGTGACGTGGACCAACCGATCCACCGAAGCCGAGAACTGCAAAATCAACGGATCCATGTTCCGGAACGTGCTCCGTGCCGTAATCCCGAATGCACCCAATCTCCGACACGTGTGTCTCCAGACGGGGACGAAACATTACCTGGGCCCATTCGAGGCATTCGGCAAGATCAAGCCGTACGATCCCCCCTTCACGGAAGATATGCCTAGATTAGACGCACCGAATTTCTACTACACTCTCGAAGATATACTGTTTGAAGAGGTTGAAAAGAAGGAGGAATTGTCGTGGTCAGTGCACAGACCCGATACGATTTTCGGATTTTCCCCGTACAGTTTGATGAACCTCGTTGGCGCCCTTTGCGTCTACGCGGCTGTGTGTAAACACGAAGGGATCCCGTTGAGGTTCCCTGGGACCAAAGCTGCGTGGGAGTGTTACTCGATTGCTTCGGACGCGGATCTAATTGCGGAGCATCAAATATGGGCTGCGGTGGATCCGTATGCGAAGAACGAAGCGTTTAACTGCAACAACGGGGATGTATTCAAGTGGAAGCATTTGTGGAAGGTGTTGGCGGAGCAGTTTGGGATAGAGGATTATGGGCTttctgaagaagaagaagaagaagaagagggtGGTGGTGGGACCCAGAGAGTGAAGCTGGCGGAGTTTATGAAGGGGAAAGAAGGTGTGTGGGAGGAGATTGTGAGGGAGAATCAGCTGCAGCCTACCAGATTGGATGAAGTTGGTGCGTGGTGGTTTGTTGATCTTGTGTTAACTGGGGAAGCTAAATTGGCTTCGATGAATAAGAGTAAGGAGCATGGCTTCTCGGGTTTTAGAAACTCCAAGAATTCGTTTATTACTTGGATCGACAAAGCGAAGGGTTACAAGATTGTGCCTTAA
- the LOC102616472 gene encoding cytochrome b5 produces the protein MVLTYFDGAGIGFGFGVGCGFGVGWGFGGMPLNLLGLGAGGGCGVGLGLGWGFGAAFGSQYRSSRVTFQGTEFVRKDKNDRKEVKDIRESTQKIAEHKSKKDCWLAINGRVLNVTRFLEEHPGGEEVLMEAAGKDATKQFEEIGHSKAAHELLFNYRVGVLQGYELEDTETSNNASFQEPKKKEMEAFVVKDNGVPKYAALLEFFVPLLVAGSYFAYRYLA, from the exons ATGGTGCTTACATATTTCGATGGAGCTGGTATTGGATTTG GTTTTGGCGTGGGTTGCGGCTTCGGTGTAGGATGGGGATTTGGAG GCATGCCATTAAATTTGCTGGGTCTTGGCGCAG GTGGGGGCTGTGGGGTTGGGTTAGGCCTCGGATGGGGTTTTGGCGCTGCCTTTGGTAGTCAATACCGGTCATCTAGGGTCACATTCCAGGGCACAGAATTTGTCAGAAAGGATAAGAATGACCGGAAGGAGGTCAAAGATATACGAGAAAGCACCCAGAAA ATTGCCGAACACAAATCCAAGAAAGATTGCTGGCTTGCCATCAATGGCAGA GTACTGAACGTTACAAGGTTCCTGGAAGAACACCCAGGAGGAGAAGAAGTGCTGATGGAGGCGGCAGGGAAGGATGCAACAAAGCAGTTTGAGGAAATTGGACACAGCAAGGCTGCTCACGAGTTGCTCTTCAACTACCGGGTGGGTGTTCTTCAAGGTTACGAGTTAGAAGACACAGAAACATCCAATAATGCTTCATTCCAGGAGcccaaaaagaaagagatggAGGCTTTTGTCGTCAAGGATAATGGCGTGCCTAAATATGCAGCTCTTCTCGAGTTCTTTGTGCCACTCTTGGTTGCTGGTTCCTACTTTGCTTACAGGTATCTGGCCTGA
- the LOC102616958 gene encoding uncharacterized protein LOC102616958 isoform X1, with product MATSFDRWEKDPFFSAAEEVQESADRMESTYRTWIHAKKDASNILDAKELRRDLHTALGTTKWQLEEFAKAVQSSYKNGLADDARDRHREFISAIEDQISKIEKSLEESARSEGKVSLPWVRLDEGECSELALFLSGPSAPNDKTIAKVNGNDNEVLQAVAEDSAPNHLKNSIQSVGCSSDAREEKPHGHRRTASASAGIGAWQIAINDDSYLQNSSNGQLPILPRKIPSVSGFLNSMESAAKLNWSKNGNRKWKAADRFQEADTALLRSSQLTRGINACYEKSKSCLDSCDDYYDKQLYGWYGAIQRQLQRSQYQMQYSRPVQVTFWIVVLLCLIARLAAIHQADI from the exons ATGGCTACCAGCTTTGACCGGTGGGAGAAGGATCCGTTTTTCTCTGCGGCTGAGGAAGTTCAAGAATCGGCTGACAG GATGGAATCGACATATAGAACATGGATTCACGCAAAGAAAGATGCTTCAAATATTTTGGATGCCAAGGAACTTCGCAGGGACCTGCATACTGCCCTTGGCACGACCAAATGGCAG TTGGAGGAGTTTGCAAAGGCTGTTCAATCAAGCTACAAGAATGGTTTGGCTGATGATGCAAGAGATAGGCATCGAGAATTTATCTCTGCAATTGAggatcaaatttcaaaaatcgaGAAGTCATTAGAGGAATCAGCTCGTTCAGAAGGCAAGGTGTCGCTACCTTGGGTGCGTTTGGATGAAGGCGAGTGCAGTGAACTTGCATTATTTTTGTCTGGACCTTCAGCGCCCAATGATAAAACAATTGCAAAAGTTAACGGCAACGACAATGAAGTATTGCAAGCAGTGGCTGAAGATTCAGCACCTAATCATTTAAAGAATTCAATTCAATCTGTTGGGTGTTCCTCGGATGCTAGGGAGGAGAAGCCGCATGGGCATAGGAGGACTGCTAGTGCAAGCGCTGGCATAGGTGCTTGGCAGATAGCAATTAATGATGATAGTTACCTACAAAATTCTTCCAATGGACAGTTGCCTATACTTCCACGGAAGATACCCAGTGTTTCTGGGTTTCTAAATTCCATGGAATCTGCAGCCAAGTTGAATTGGTCAAAGAATGGAAATAGAAAGTGGAAGGCAGCAGATCGTTTTCAAGAAGCTGACACTGCATTACTGAGATCTTCTCAGTTGACCAGG GGTATAAATGCTTGTTATGAAAAAAGTAAGAGTTGCCTGGACAGTTGTGATGATTATTATGATAAGCAGCTCTATGGCTGGTATGGAGCTATTCAGAGACAGCTTCAAAGGTCTCAATATCAGATGCAGTATAGTCGGCCTGTTCAAGTGACATTTTGGATTGTTGTTCTTCTTTGCCTGATTG CGAGACTTGCAGCAATTCATCAAGCAGACATATAA
- the LOC102616958 gene encoding uncharacterized protein LOC102616958 isoform X2, whose product MATSFDRWEKDPFFSAAEEVQESADRMESTYRTWIHAKKDASNILDAKELRRDLHTALGTTKWQLEEFAKAVQSSYKNGLADDARDRHREFISAIEDQISKIEKSLEESARSEGKVSLPWVRLDEGECSELALFLSGPSAPNDKTIAKVNGNDNEVLQAVAEDSAPNHLKNSIQSVGCSSDAREEKPHGHRRTASASAGIGAWQIAINDDSYLQNSSNGQLPILPRKIPSVSGFLNSMESAAKLNWSKNGNRKWKAADRFQEADTALLRSSQLTRGINACYEKSKSCLDSCDDYYDKQLYGWYGAIQRQLQRSQYQMQYSRPVQVTFWIVVLLCLIALITLYAI is encoded by the exons ATGGCTACCAGCTTTGACCGGTGGGAGAAGGATCCGTTTTTCTCTGCGGCTGAGGAAGTTCAAGAATCGGCTGACAG GATGGAATCGACATATAGAACATGGATTCACGCAAAGAAAGATGCTTCAAATATTTTGGATGCCAAGGAACTTCGCAGGGACCTGCATACTGCCCTTGGCACGACCAAATGGCAG TTGGAGGAGTTTGCAAAGGCTGTTCAATCAAGCTACAAGAATGGTTTGGCTGATGATGCAAGAGATAGGCATCGAGAATTTATCTCTGCAATTGAggatcaaatttcaaaaatcgaGAAGTCATTAGAGGAATCAGCTCGTTCAGAAGGCAAGGTGTCGCTACCTTGGGTGCGTTTGGATGAAGGCGAGTGCAGTGAACTTGCATTATTTTTGTCTGGACCTTCAGCGCCCAATGATAAAACAATTGCAAAAGTTAACGGCAACGACAATGAAGTATTGCAAGCAGTGGCTGAAGATTCAGCACCTAATCATTTAAAGAATTCAATTCAATCTGTTGGGTGTTCCTCGGATGCTAGGGAGGAGAAGCCGCATGGGCATAGGAGGACTGCTAGTGCAAGCGCTGGCATAGGTGCTTGGCAGATAGCAATTAATGATGATAGTTACCTACAAAATTCTTCCAATGGACAGTTGCCTATACTTCCACGGAAGATACCCAGTGTTTCTGGGTTTCTAAATTCCATGGAATCTGCAGCCAAGTTGAATTGGTCAAAGAATGGAAATAGAAAGTGGAAGGCAGCAGATCGTTTTCAAGAAGCTGACACTGCATTACTGAGATCTTCTCAGTTGACCAGG GGTATAAATGCTTGTTATGAAAAAAGTAAGAGTTGCCTGGACAGTTGTGATGATTATTATGATAAGCAGCTCTATGGCTGGTATGGAGCTATTCAGAGACAGCTTCAAAGGTCTCAATATCAGATGCAGTATAGTCGGCCTGTTCAAGTGACATTTTGGATTGTTGTTCTTCTTTGCCTGATTG CTTTAATTACATTGTATGCAATTTAA
- the LOC102617746 gene encoding protein arginine N-methyltransferase 2 → MEKEGEQLCEAARNGDIDKVKALIGSGADVSYFDSDGLTPLMHAAKLGHANLVKTLLEAGAPWNALSPSNLSAGDFAMDSGHQEVFEVLLNAGIQAELILGTIARAGNKNSNSNGDYLEDRVSFSEGKLVDSDSKAIMMAWEKPLMEAHAKAICSGGGHILNIGFGMGLVDTAIQQYSPVTHTILEAHPEVYERMLRTGWGEKNNVKIIFGRWQDNLSQLESYDGIFFDTYGEYYEDLREFHQHLPKLLKPGGIYSYFNGLCGGNAFFHVVYCHLVSLELENLGFSMQLIPLPVKNCLGEEVWEGVKHKYWQLDTYYLPVCQFLQDSE, encoded by the exons ATGGAGAAAGAAGGAGAGCAACTGTGCGAGGCAGCAAGGAATGGTGATATAGACAAGGTGAAAGCTCTCATAGGCTCAGGAGCTGACGTGTCCTACTTCGACAGCGATGGTCTGACCCCACTCATGCACGCCGCCAAGCTCGGCCACGCCAACTTGGTCAAGACCCTTCTCGAAGCCGGCGCACCCTGGAACGCTCTCTCGCCCTCTAACCTCTCCGCCGGAGACTTCGCCATGGATTCCGGTCACCAGGAGGTCTTTGAAGTCCTTCTTAATGCTG GAATTCAGGCAGAGTTGATTCTAGGAACTATTGCAAGGGCGGGTAATAAAAACAGTAATTCTAACGGGGATTACTTGGAAGATAGGGTCAGCTTTAGCGAGGGCAAGCTCGTGGATTCAGATAGCAAGGCTATCATGATGGCTTGGGAGAAGCCATTGATGGAGGCTCATGCAAAAGCCATTTGCTCAGGAGGTGGTCATATACTAAACATTGGCTTTGGAATGGGGCTTGTGGATACAGCCATTCAGCAGTATTCTCCTGTTACACACACAATCCTGGAGGCTCACCCTGAGGTGTATGAGCGTATGCTTCGTACTGGTTGGGGTGAAAAGAATAATGTAAAGATTATATTTGGTCGCTGGCAAGACAATCTTTCTCAACTCGAATCTTATGATG GCATATTCTTTGACACCTATGGAGAGTATTATGAAGACCTTAGAGAGTTTCACCAACATCTGCCTAAGTTGTTGAAGCCTGGAGGAATCTATTCATATTTCAATGGACTTTGTGGAGGTAATGCATTCTTCCATGTTGTTTACTGTCACTTAGTTTCTTTAGAACTCGAGAATTTGGGCTTTTCCATGCAATTAATTCCCTTGCCCGTTAAGAATTGTCTGGGAGAAGAAGTTTGGGAAGGTGTGAAACACAAATATTGGCAGCTTGATACATATTATCTCCCGGTTTGTCAATTTTTACAGGATTCTGAATGA
- the LOC102618027 gene encoding subtilisin-like protease SBT1.7 — protein sequence MLKLWLLQLSLVLIFCYACVVAEARSQQLKKTYVVHMDKSTMPATFNDHFEWYDSSLKSVSASAAMLYTYKNVIHGFSTRLTAKEAESLQKQPGIVSVLPEVRYELHTTRTPEFLGLGKSETLFPASEAQSEVIVGVLDTGVWPEIKSFDDTGMGPVPRGWKGVCEVGRNFKSSSCNRKLIGARSFSRGYEEAVGPIDETAESKSPRDDDGHGTHTSTTAAGSVVNGASLFGFASGTARGMAAQARVATYKVCWLAGCFGSDILAGMDKAVEDGVNVLSMSIGGGLTDYYRDTVAIGAFTAMAQGIFVSCSAGNGGPYADSISNVAPWITTVGAGTLDRDFPTYVRLGNGKNFSGVSLYSRRPSSGSMVPIVDAADVSSTSSGNLCMTGSLIPAKVAGKIVVCDRGGNSRVEKGVEVKDAGGVGMILTNTDSYGEELVADAQLLPSANVGEKAGDAIKNYISSDPGPMATIISRGTQLGIQPSPVVAAFSSRGPNPITPEILKPDLIAPGVNILAGWTGAVGPTGLESDKRHVSFNIISGTSMSCPHVSGLAALLKAAHPEWSPSAIKSALMTTAYSTNGNGKTLLDISTGQPSTPFDFGAGHVDPVAALDPGLVYDATVQDYLDFLCALDYSSFQIKQATNRDFACLSSKTYSLGDVNYPSFSVPFETASGTWGGVGATSTVKYTRTLTNVGTPTTYMVSVSSQSTSVKILVEPESLSFSRQYEKKSYVVTFTASSMPSGTTSFARLQWSDGKHVVGSPIAFSWT from the coding sequence ATGTTGAAGTTGTGGCTTCTGCAATTGAGTTTAGTTCTGATATTCTGCTACGCATGTGTTGTGGCAGAAGCAAGGAGCCAGCAACTCAAAAAGACTTATGTAGTCCATATGGACAAGTCCACCATGCCAGCAACTTTCAACGATCACTTTGAATGGTATGACTCATCTTTAAAGTCAGTCTCAGCCTCTGCAGCGATGCTTTACACATACAAAAATGTAATTCACGGCTTCTCCACAAGGCTAACTGCCAAGGAAGCAGAGTCACTTCAAAAGCAACCGGGGATTGTCTCTGTTCTGCCTGAAGTCAGATATGAACTACACACAACTCGAACTCCAGAGTTCCTTGGATTGGGAAAGAGTGAAACTCTCTTCCCTGCATCTGAGGCACAGAGCGAGGTAATTGTTGGAGTCTTAGACACTGGTGTATGGCCTGAGATCAAAAGCTTTGATGACACTGGAATGGGACCAGTACCAAGAGGCTGGAAAGGAGTGTGTGAGGTGGGTAGAAACTTCAAATCATCAAGCTGTAATCGGAAACTAATTGGCGCAAGGTCATTCTCAAGAGGGTATGAAGAAGCAGTTGGACCTATTGATGAAACGGCGGAATCAAAGTCGCCAAGAGATGATGATGGACATGGAACTCACACATCAACCACAGCAGCTGGTTCAGTGGTCAACGGAGCAAGCCTATTTGGTTTTGCTTCAGGGACAGCACGTGGAATGGCTGCACAAGCCCGGGTTGCCACATACAAGGTCTGTTGGCTTGCCGGTTGTTTTGGTTCTGATATACTAGCAGGCATGGATAAGGCCGTTGAAGATGGCGTGAATGTTCTATCCATGTCTATTGGGGGAGGACTAACAGATTACTACAGAGACACTGTTGCCATTGGAGCTTTCACTGCTATGGCACAGggaatttttgtttcatgcTCAGCTGGAAATGGTGGGCCTTATGCAGACAGCATATCCAACGTTGCACCTTGGATCACCACCGTAGGAGCTGGAACTTTGGACCGTGATTTCCCAACCTATGTTAGGCTTGGAAATGGAAAGAACTTCTCTGGCGTCTCGCTTTATAGTAGGAGACCATCATCTGGTTCCATGGTGCCAATAGTTGATGCAGCAGATGTTAGTAGTACATCAAGTGGGAATCTCTGCATGACTGGCAGCTTGATTCCAGCAAAAGTTGCAGGAAAAATTGTGGTCTGTGATCGAGGGGGAAATTCGAGAGTGGAAAAGGGTGTGGAGGTGAAAGATGCTGGCGGAGTTGGGATGATTTTAACCAACACTGATTCCTATGGAGAAGAATTAGTTGCAGATGCACAGCTCTTGCCTTCAGCAAATGTAGGCGAGAAAGCTGGTGATGCGATTAAGAATTACATTTCATCAGATCCTGGACCAATGGCCACAATTATTTCCAGAGGCACTCAGTTGGGGATCCAACCATCACCAGTTGTGGCAGCATTCAGCTCTAGAGGTCCAAATCCCATCACTCCAGAAATACTCAAACCAGATCTCATAGCACCAGGAGTCAATATCCTAGCTGGCTGGACTGGTGCAGTTGGTCCAACTGGGTTAGAAAGTGACAAGAGGCATGTAAGCTTCAATATCATTTCTGGCACATCGATGTCATGTCCCCATGTAAGTGGGCTAGCTGCACTCCTCAAGGCTGCTCACCCAGAATGGAGCCCCTCAGCCATTAAGTCTGCTCTCATGACTACAGCCTACTCAACAAATGGCAATGGCAAAACCCTACTAGACATTTCCACTGGACAACCATCAACGCCATTCGACTTTGGCGCTGGACATGTAGATCCTGTAGCAGCTCTTGATCCTGGCCTTGTCTATGATGCCACTGTCCAAGACTACCTAGACTTCCTCTGTGCCTTAGACTACAGCTCGTTTCAGATTAAGCAAGCTACAAACAGAGACTTCGCCTGCCTGTCAAGCAAAACATACAGCTTGGGTGATGTTAATTACCCATCTTTCTCTGTTCCATTTGAAACAGCATCAGGTACATGGGGTGGTGTTGGCGCAACAAGCACTGTGAAATACACTAGGACTCTAACAAATGTGGGCACTCCGACGACATACATGGTATCTGTGTCTTCACAATCTACGTCAGTGAAGATCTTAGTTGAACCAGAATCACTGAGCTTCAGTAGACAATATGAGAAAAAGAGTTATGTGGTGACATTCACGGCTAGTTCTATGCCGTCTGGTACTACCAGCTTTGCTCGTCTCCAGTGGTCTGATGGGAAACATGTGGTTGGAAGTCCAATAGCTTTCAGCTGGACATGA
- the LOC107176308 gene encoding glycine-rich cell wall structural protein 2, translated as MVRLGVVSWGLIFLCLGLSSCFIVEANRVARFLRDIIVAEEAAGYHITAGGYGGGYGSGGADPVSGGGTGGGGGGGSYGSGGGMGQGGGFGSGHGYGSGSGGGFGNGGGGGGGGFGSGWGGNGGGNGFGSGSGSGYGNGSGGGGGGGGGGYGPGSG; from the coding sequence ATGGTAAGACTTGGTGTGGTTTCGTGGGGTCTCATTTTCTTGTGTTTGGGCCTTTCTAGTTGTTTCATTGTAGAAGCTAACAGAGTGGCGAGGTTTCTGAGGGATATTATAGTCGCTGAAGAGGCAGCTGGCTATCACATTACAGCTGGAGGCTACGGGGGAGGCTATGGCTCTGGTGGTGCTGATCCTGTATCTGGTGGTGGCACTGGAGGAGGAGGTGGTGGCGGGAGCTATGGCTCTGGGGGCGGCATGGGCCAAGGTGGTGGCTTTGGTTCGGGCCACGGATATGGTTCTGGTAGTGGCGGCGGTTTTGGTAacggtggtggtggtgggggCGGTGGCTTCGGTTCTGGTTGGGGTGGCAATGGTGGAGGAAATGGATTTGGCTCAGGCTCGGGCTCAGGGTATGGTAACGGCAGTGGTggtggaggaggaggaggtggCGGCGGCTATGGCCCTGGCTCCGGATAA